A segment of the Lycium barbarum isolate Lr01 chromosome 7, ASM1917538v2, whole genome shotgun sequence genome:
aaaaaaattaTTAGGTACTGTAAAATGAtaaaagaacaaagaaagaaattaaaaattaacAAGAATTGGACGGGTTGGGTTATGGCCTGCTTTTTACCCATTTTAGCCCAAGTAACTTCTGGGCGGGTCAATTTAGCCCATTTTGACCCGCCCGAATTCAgtccaacccgcccatttgacacacCAATCCCCTCCTTTAGTATCATTCTCTCCGCCGCCAAGGCATTTATCTCTGGGTGGAATGCGGTGAAAGAACAGAACAAATGTACAGGAATGCAAATTAAGAATTAGGTGAAGTATCATGTTACCCATGTATCTCTTTGAGCCATTTATCCACACATGATAAATGAAACTCATGGTGACAAGGTAGAACTCGTATTTTATCTCCTTCCTCGTACTCAGCCAAGCATATGTGACACCTACAAAATGGTATAGCACGGTCATAATTTACGAAACTTAAACCATCAAGAAATAGTAACTAGTttgacataaaaaataaaaataaaaaaagtaccACATAACTACATCACAACAGTTTTCATAAAAAGAGAACAAAAGCCCATATATTGTTTGAAGTCATTAACTTCTTATTGCTCATAGTAACTGGTTTTAATCGTTTTCATATAATGATGCACTCCTTCCAAACCATGTTCATTCAGCTTCTTTTTTACGTAATTAGTTCATCCCAAGAAGTATTATTTGCTATGCCTTATTTACTTATGTATTGTCTTTTTCAAGCTGCCATGTTATGtgttacttgagccgagggtctttcggaaatagcctctctATCTCCTCGAGGTAGgcgtaaggtctgcgtacactctaccctcccagacCGCACCGGTGGGAATACActggctatgttgttgttgttgttgttgttagttcaTCCAAAGAAGTGCTGCTTCTTAATGGATGTTCGTCCCAAAAACTTTGATCCCTTTCCCTAAAATAAAACGGAAATTCCTTTTAATAATTTCAGGTGTATAAATTTGTACTAAAGCTATTATTGATGTGAAATCTTCTCAAACAATTTCTCCATTTTTTTCTCATTGCAAACTATTATTTTAAACACTTTACCAAACTCAATGCATAACGAATCCAAACATTCATCTCTTCATCTCTACAAAGCCAAAAGGGTCCATGACAATGAGATGGGGGCATGATATGGGTAGTTTTTGCAGGTACAGGGAATGAAAAATGAATAAATAGTCTACCAGTAACAAAATCTTTGCTGTACATAGCAAACATTAGTTCTCCTTTGTTAACAAGAAAGATGCAGCACACATCATTTTTCATTTCTCTACATTACCTAATTCAttttgaaggggagccttggtgtaaccggtaaagttgctgccatgtgaccaggaggtcacgggttcgagccgtggaaacagcctgtTGCAGAAATGCAAgctaaggctgcgtacaatagacccttgtggtccggcccttccccggaccccgcgcatagcgggagcttagtgcaccgggctgccctttttttacaTTACCTAACTCAAAAGCATCAAGGtgacaatgaaaaaaaaaaatgattaaaggAAGTATCCTTCAAGAGGCAAAGGACTATTCATGACAACCAAAACACTCAGGACAAATAGCAATATAAACATCATCTTTAACACTCGATCATTTTGCATATATAGGGAGGAAAAGCCAAATAGAGCAACAGTGAATCATTCCAACTTGACTTCCTTTCCACTGATATTGTGTATAGGAAGTCTTGTTTGAACATAGAGTTAACTCTCATCCTTTCTCTTCATATGACAAAGGGAAAAATATCCCAGGTAAAGTAGGAGATGGCTATCATCCTATCTCTTCATTTCTCCTGCCAAAACACAAAGGGGTGGAGAAACTTACTGTAAAACATTGTTGCCAGTAGTATCTACTTCCTCTGATTTTGAGTAAATCTTCACTGGGAAGGAGTCCACAACTGACTCTGGAGCTGGAAGTGATAATACAGATAAGGACAATGACATAGGTTGGCGATGTATTTCATCCAGTACCTGCAATTTATTGTTAGTGTCAAACAGTGACGACTTCCAATAATGAACAGAAAACCACAGCTAGAACATGAGATTCTGTCAAAGAAAGAGAAAATGTAACTataatgaaatgaagaaaatgacaaaaatggtcctttatgtttgagggtaggttcaaaatagtcttaAGTATTTTTAATCCTTTAAGTTTGTGAAAAGTTAACACTTGTAGTGTCCATAAAATATTTACCTGTCTGTTAAACATTGCGGAGAAGCCATAAAGAAACTAAAAAAGTTGCATTATGTAAAGTTACCTCAAACAATGCCTCAGCAAGCATAACTATTCGTGATATACTTGCACGACTGCCAGATTCTCGACTCATTAAAATTGTCTCACATGAACATGGGCCATCTGTGTGAATCCCTGTTGGACAAGTGGCACTACGATGATCACCAGCAATAAGACCACCAGGAACTGGAAGTCTTTCCCACATCTGTGAAGAGATAATAGTTAGTGGAGCAGCAATCAAACTTCCCACTGCAgcaaacataaaataaaataaatctcaTCACCTCAGATCTGGAATGTCGTCgccgttcattccgacttccatTTGAATCATGAAGGGAATTATCACTAAAGTCCAGCAGTAACCTGTCATGAGATAGTACATCATCTGAATTATCATTTGGTAAACGAAAGTTAAGGGGATCAGCAGCACGCCTCCTAGGACTTCTCCTTGAAAAAGAATCCCAAAATAGTCTTCTACTATTCCGTCTTGCTTCACGACTACTAATTTCGGCAGACGGAATATTAGAGAAAATATTCGGAGAGGCATTCGCCATGTCAACATGAAGTGCACTTCCATCTCTTACACCTTCTTCCCTGTCCGACACCAGAAATTCGAGACCTGAAGATTCTCCCGCTAAATGTGGCGTAACTGAAGAATCCGAAAGAACTGATACAGAACCAGAATCGGAATTGTTGAAGATAAGAATTTCATTTGTATGGTTTACAACAAAATCTTCACTCGATGAAGATTCTCCATTTCCATGAGACAATGGACTGCTAGAACGAGAGTAACCGGCAAAATTCACTGAAGTATCGACATTATTTACAACATCATCTGCCCTTTTGAGTGGATAGGGAAATGATCGGTTGGCCCGAGATGTACTGGCAGTTTCATTACCTGTACTTCCAGGACTACATTGATTGACTAATTCCATGTTTTTGGTTGAGTTTTCTCTTCGATTACCTCCCTGCACATTGCTTGAAGCATCTATACATGTAGATTTTTCACTATTTACCAGATTGCTCGCCGATGAAGTTCCACGTTCAGTTTGGGGGGGAATAAAATCAGGTGAAGGGTCCTTCTCAGAGTTTTGGAGCTTTGCATGTTCGGCAGAACCCACCAGCATTTCAGCTGGATCATCTTCCATCTACACAGTAATAAATATAAAGTATGAATTCAATTTAAACGTCTTGTAAAAACCATAAGCACATAGACTAAGCGGCTGtgttgctttaaaaaaaaatgagaaatacAAGATCCGCAAATATCACCCCGTTGCTTGATAAAACTCTCATTTCAAGAGATAAAAGAGCATAGCAGAAACCAACTTGAACTTGTAGGAAATCTAGCATAGCACAGATAATACATGTGAAAAATAAAGGGATAGTTATACCgctcaaaagaataatacccaacaataggttttgtatattaaaAATACATATAATACATATTGTATCAACagtatacatacaatatacataatcagtgcATAGGTTTTGTATTGGATAGCCTGTAATTAATATCGGCTGACgggccaaaaataaaaaaagccCTCTTAACCAAGAAAGACCACTAATTTATACAGACTCAACAATTTGCCTCACGGCCTTAGAGTAAGACACTGAAATTTAAGTAAATTTACCCAAACATACCTATATAAGAAACAGAGCCTCCCACTGATATAAGATAATTCAGCACTGAAGTCTCTACTCTCCCACAATCTAGATAACTGCAGCAGGAGATTCCTCGAAGGCTGTTAGATTGATTCTCATATTTTCTGACTACTATTTGATATCCATACTCTACTAAACCCAATTCTTATTTGCTTTCAAAATGAGGTTAAGCACGGATGACAAAGACAAATAAAGAGAACCAACGAAAGTGCACTAAAAGTATGGAATTCTGCTTCAGCAGCCCAAGATCTATGAGGAAAAGAAGATCACTTTGTGAAACCAATATGATCGACTTAACAAAATCTCTCTACAGCACTGCTCATGAGTTTAATTCTCAATCGCTGACATAATTGAATCATGTCAACAGCACAATGTTATGTTAACGTCGAACTCAGGTAAACATATATTCACAAAATTTACGCTGTTCAGATAAATAAAACCCTTTCATATACTTCTTTAGAATGATTACATCTAAACTTCATCTAgagaaaccaacaacaacaaagagtgtacgcagaccttacccccaccttgtaGAGATAGAGAGGATGTTTCCGATAAACCCTCAGCTCAAGTAAAGCATTTCACAGCAGTTTGAAAAAAGGGAATACGGAAATGAAAGCAGTAACCATCTGGAGAAACCAAATATACAATATAAGCTCCAGTTCTCCCCACCTTCTCGACTATCCTCCTTACTAGCAAAGACAAAACAGACCATCAAGTAAACTTCACAGTACCAATAAAGGGCGTGGCCTAGTGGTTAATGAAGTGGATTGAGAACTACGAGGTCTTAGGTTCAAATCCCACCAGAGATCAAAACACTAGGTGAATCTCTTCTCATCTATCCAATCCTTGGTAGACAGACTAACACGGtacctgtgctggtgggaggtagcaggtatccCGTGGCTTTAGTCGAACTGCGTGCAAGCTGGCCCAACACCatggttacaacaacaacaatgtagTCCCACAAGTAGGATCTGAGGAGGGTAGAAGATCTTACCCCTACCTCAAGAGGTAttgaggttgtttccgaaagaccttgGCACACCCGGACACCACGactattaaaaaaattaaaaaaatctagCAATTATATCAGACATTTACCATTTGTGCATATTATCCTTGGGCAACACCAATCTTCCCTGATACATTCCAATTTCAATGGCTATATGGTCTAAATAGAAATCCTAGAAAAGAATAAGCCTAGTAAATCAATTAAATCTCATAATACAAAATCAACCACCAAAGagcttttaaaaaacaaaatcaaattcttgGGTATATCACAAAATCCATAATAACCCCATAAAAAACAAATCTTGAaattacaattaaaaaaaaaaaaggcaaaaacaATTTTATCCTACATTTccaaacaaaacaataaaaagGGGTTCATTATATT
Coding sequences within it:
- the LOC132603076 gene encoding uncharacterized protein LOC132603076 isoform X1; its protein translation is MGSGSSHLGSRPRRPNHIKRTLSSIFICGASSSRRTVEMEDDPAEMLVGSAEHAKLQNSEKDPSPDFIPPQTERGTSSASNLVNSEKSTCIDASSNVQGGNRRENSTKNMELVNQCSPGSTGNETASTSRANRSFPYPLKRADDVVNNVDTSVNFAGYSRSSSPLSHGNGESSSSEDFVVNHTNEILIFNNSDSGSVSVLSDSSVTPHLAGESSGLEFLVSDREEGVRDGSALHVDMANASPNIFSNIPSAEISSREARRNSRRLFWDSFSRRSPRRRAADPLNFRLPNDNSDDVLSHDRLLLDFSDNSLHDSNGSRNERRRHSRSEMWERLPVPGGLIAGDHRSATCPTGIHTDGPCSCETILMSRESGSRASISRIVMLAEALFEVLDEIHRQPMSLSLSVLSLPAPESVVDSFPVKIYSKSEEVDTTGNNVLQCHICLAEYEEGDKIRVLPCHHEFHLSCVDKWLKEIHGVCPLCRGDVRNGFVDGSISNSATLPL
- the LOC132603076 gene encoding uncharacterized protein LOC132603076 isoform X2, coding for MEDDPAEMLVGSAEHAKLQNSEKDPSPDFIPPQTERGTSSASNLVNSEKSTCIDASSNVQGGNRRENSTKNMELVNQCSPGSTGNETASTSRANRSFPYPLKRADDVVNNVDTSVNFAGYSRSSSPLSHGNGESSSSEDFVVNHTNEILIFNNSDSGSVSVLSDSSVTPHLAGESSGLEFLVSDREEGVRDGSALHVDMANASPNIFSNIPSAEISSREARRNSRRLFWDSFSRRSPRRRAADPLNFRLPNDNSDDVLSHDRLLLDFSDNSLHDSNGSRNERRRHSRSEMWERLPVPGGLIAGDHRSATCPTGIHTDGPCSCETILMSRESGSRASISRIVMLAEALFEVLDEIHRQPMSLSLSVLSLPAPESVVDSFPVKIYSKSEEVDTTGNNVLQCHICLAEYEEGDKIRVLPCHHEFHLSCVDKWLKEIHGVCPLCRGDVRNGFVDGSISNSATLPL